The following are encoded together in the Candidatus Hydrogenedentota bacterium genome:
- a CDS encoding DUF1080 domain-containing protein, with translation MKSKYLMLLALFPALMLAGCPKSETAPATEAPAEAASTPADESATPAEGSGTVNEAPAEAPATAPAASAEKEAEEGGEWISLFNGKDLEGWTPRGDAVWEVKDGVMVGRSPGKQGHIYIGPELTDLEVKGMFRIAVTEEGKNANSGLYFRANPPADNVNGYPEGYEAQICNSQEAHTGWLWKPGKGVGKASKLLTKDGEWFAMRVKAVGPKIEIFINDELVTTYEDMEYTKGFFAIQCHNSGMTAEAKELYYRDLSKK, from the coding sequence ATGAAATCAAAGTACCTTATGTTGCTTGCCCTGTTCCCGGCCCTGATGCTGGCGGGTTGTCCGAAGAGCGAGACGGCCCCCGCCACGGAGGCCCCTGCCGAGGCCGCATCCACGCCCGCGGACGAATCCGCCACACCGGCGGAGGGCTCGGGCACGGTAAATGAGGCGCCGGCGGAAGCCCCGGCGACGGCACCCGCCGCATCGGCGGAGAAGGAAGCCGAAGAAGGCGGCGAATGGATCTCCCTTTTTAACGGCAAGGATCTGGAAGGCTGGACGCCGCGCGGCGATGCGGTGTGGGAAGTGAAGGACGGCGTCATGGTGGGACGCTCGCCCGGAAAGCAGGGCCACATCTACATCGGACCGGAGCTTACGGATCTTGAGGTCAAGGGCATGTTCCGGATTGCGGTCACCGAAGAGGGCAAAAACGCGAACAGCGGTCTTTATTTCCGGGCCAATCCGCCGGCGGACAATGTGAACGGCTACCCGGAGGGCTACGAGGCCCAGATCTGCAACAGCCAGGAAGCCCACACGGGCTGGCTTTGGAAGCCGGGCAAGGGCGTGGGCAAGGCCTCGAAGCTGCTCACGAAAGACGGCGAATGGTTCGCCATGCGCGTGAAGGCCGTGGGACCGAAGATTGAAATCTTCATTAACGACGAACTCGTGACGACCTACGAGGACATGGAGTACACCAAGGGCTTCTTCGCAATCCAGTGCCATAACTCGGGCATGACGGCGGAAGCGAAAGAGCTTTACTACCGCGATCTTTCCAAGAAGTAG
- a CDS encoding cytochrome c — MWIVLALLFCAAAEPGADWNKLEVSGCENVFQVTESVYSGGEPHTEEALKALADLGIKTIVSVDGAKPDVETAKKYGLRYIHLPIGYDGFSRERGLQFGRVLTDTEGPVYFHCHHGKHRGPAAVAAGMEASGQWKPGQANAFLKAAGTAAKYTGLYEIIDTFTPPTKEEIAAVDVTFPASADTPPFQEAMALIDRQKDNLALAEKAGWKTPADHPDIAPAHEALQLRESFTEILRLKTEAERPAAYQQEMKRALDAAAALEEALRANQPDNATVAFKALNQSCNTCHEQFRD, encoded by the coding sequence ATGTGGATTGTACTGGCACTGTTGTTTTGTGCGGCGGCGGAACCGGGCGCGGACTGGAATAAGCTCGAAGTCAGCGGCTGCGAGAATGTGTTCCAGGTGACGGAGTCCGTCTACAGCGGCGGCGAACCCCACACGGAAGAAGCGCTGAAGGCCCTGGCCGATCTGGGCATCAAGACCATTGTCAGCGTGGACGGGGCAAAGCCCGATGTGGAAACGGCGAAGAAGTACGGCCTGCGATACATCCACCTTCCCATCGGCTATGACGGCTTTTCCCGCGAGCGGGGTCTCCAGTTTGGCCGCGTATTGACGGACACCGAGGGGCCGGTCTATTTCCACTGCCACCACGGCAAGCATCGGGGTCCGGCGGCCGTGGCGGCGGGTATGGAAGCCTCCGGCCAGTGGAAACCCGGCCAGGCGAATGCTTTTCTGAAGGCGGCGGGCACGGCGGCGAAGTACACCGGGCTTTATGAGATTATCGACACCTTTACGCCACCGACGAAAGAAGAGATCGCCGCGGTGGACGTCACCTTTCCTGCGAGCGCGGATACGCCACCCTTTCAAGAGGCGATGGCGCTCATTGATCGCCAGAAGGACAACCTGGCCTTGGCGGAGAAGGCCGGCTGGAAAACTCCGGCGGACCACCCGGACATCGCACCGGCCCACGAAGCCCTCCAGCTCCGCGAGAGCTTCACCGAGATTCTTCGCCTCAAGACCGAGGCCGAGCGCCCCGCCGCGTACCAGCAGGAGATGAAGCGGGCCTTGGACGCGGCAGCAGCACTGGAGGAGGCCCTGCGCGCCAACCAGCCGGACAACGCCACGGTCGCCTTCAAGGCCCTGAACCAGTCCTGCAATACCTGCCACGAGCAGTTTCGCGACTGA